The following proteins are co-located in the Rhea pennata isolate bPtePen1 chromosome 2, bPtePen1.pri, whole genome shotgun sequence genome:
- the RNF144B gene encoding E3 ubiquitin-protein ligase RNF144B, whose product MGSARKACPHTMTADESKAGELALEPLLTCKLCLCEYSLDKMTTLQECSCIFCTSCLKQYMQLAIQEGCGSPITCPDMVCLNHGTLQEAEIACLVPVDQFQLYKRLKFEREVHLDPQRMWCPAVDCQAVCYVEPSDSGQPVPVECQACHLKFCSSCEEAWHPARLCQDNQTTVVPTEQGSLIGMEIEAPIKQCPVCRIYIERNEGCAQMMCKNCKHTFCWYCLQNLDNDIFLRHYDKGPCRNKLGHSRASVMWNRTQVVGILVGLGIIALVTSPLLLVASPCIICCICKSCRSKKKKHSPPTT is encoded by the exons ATGGGCTCTGCTAGGAAGGCTTGCCCTCACACCATGACAGCTGACGAGTCAAAAGCTGGAGAGTTAGCTCTGGAGCCCCTGCTCACTTGCAAGCTATGTCTCTGTGAATATTCTCTGGATAAGATGACCACTCTTCAGGAATGCAGCTGCATCTTTTGCACATCG TGCCTAAAACAGTACATGCAGCTGGCGATTCAAGAAGGTTGTGGCTCTCCTATCACTTGTCCAGACATGGTATGCTTGAACCATGGGACCCTACAAGAAGCAGAG aTTGCCTGTTTGGTACCTGTTGACCAGTTCCAGTTATACAAGAGACTGAAATTTGAACGAG AAGTCCATTTGGACCCTCAGAGGATGTGGTGCCCCGCAGTTGACTGCCAAGCAGTGTGCTATGTTGAACCGAGTGACTCGGGACAGCCAGTGCCAGTTGAATGCCAGGCTTGCCACCTGAAGTTCTGCTCATCTTGTGAGGAGGCATGGCACCCAGCGCGCCTGTGCCAGGACAACCAAACTACTGTAGTACCGACTGAACAGGG GTCACTTATCGGGATGGAGATAGAGGCACCGATTAAGCAGTGTCCTGTTTGTCGGATCTATATCGAACGCAATGAAGGCTGCGCTCAGATGATGTGCAAGAACTGCAAGCACACATTTTGCTGGTACTGTCTACAGAACTTGGAT AACGATATCTTCTTAAGACATTACGACAAAGGCCCTTGCAGGAACAAGCTAGGCCACTCGCGAGCTTCGGTGATGTGGAACAGAACGCAG GTTGTGGGGATCCTCGTCGGGTTAGGTATCATAGCATTGGTGACCTCTCCCTTGCTGCTTGTGGCATCTCCATGCATCATTTGCTGCATTTGCAAGTCTTGCcgaagcaaaaagaaaaaacacagcccACCAACAACCTAA